The following proteins are encoded in a genomic region of Alistipes shahii WAL 8301:
- the ettA gene encoding energy-dependent translational throttle protein EttA, whose protein sequence is MADEKIIFSMVGVSKTFTNQKRVLNNIYLSFFYGAKIGIIGLNGSGKSTLMKIIAGIDKNFDGEVVFSPGYTVGYLEQEPRLDDSKTVREVVEEGCATTVALLKEYEEINQKLCEPMDDDTMARLIERQGELYEKIDQCNGWELDSVLERAMDALRCPDPDEPVKHLSGGERRRVALCRLLLQQPDVLLLDEPTNHLDAESIDWLEQHLQQYKGTVIAVTHDRYFLDNVAGWILELDRGEGIPWKGNYSGWLDQKTTRMAMEEKQESKRRKTLERELEWVRMSPSGRHAKSKARLSAYDKMMNEDTKQKEEKLEIFIPNGPRLGDVVIEAHDVSKAFGDRVLYEGLDFSLPPAGIVGVIGANGTGKTTLFRMIMGLETPTSGSFRVGPTVKLAYVDQQHKSIDPEKTVFEVISGGLDLMTLGNRQVNARAYVARFNFSGADQEKKCGMLSGGERNRLHLALALKEEGNVLLLDEPTNDIDVNTLRALEEGLENFAGCAVVISHDRWFLDRIATHILSFEGDSKVVFYEGSYSEYEAWKKAQGGDTQPHRVRYKKLIAD, encoded by the coding sequence ATGGCAGACGAAAAAATCATCTTTTCGATGGTCGGCGTAAGCAAGACCTTCACCAACCAGAAACGGGTGCTCAACAACATCTACCTCTCCTTTTTCTACGGCGCGAAAATCGGCATCATCGGCCTGAACGGCTCGGGAAAGTCGACCCTGATGAAGATCATCGCCGGAATCGACAAGAACTTCGACGGCGAAGTGGTCTTCTCGCCGGGCTATACGGTGGGTTATCTCGAACAGGAACCCAGGCTCGACGACTCGAAGACGGTCCGCGAGGTCGTCGAGGAGGGCTGCGCGACGACCGTGGCGTTGCTGAAGGAGTACGAGGAGATCAACCAAAAGCTGTGCGAGCCGATGGACGACGACACGATGGCCAGGCTGATCGAACGTCAGGGCGAGCTGTACGAGAAGATCGACCAGTGCAACGGCTGGGAGCTGGACAGCGTGCTGGAGCGCGCGATGGACGCCCTGCGGTGTCCCGATCCCGACGAGCCGGTGAAACACCTTTCGGGCGGTGAGCGCCGCCGCGTGGCCCTGTGCCGCCTGCTGTTGCAGCAGCCCGACGTGCTGCTGCTCGACGAGCCTACGAACCACCTCGACGCCGAGTCGATCGACTGGCTCGAACAGCATCTCCAGCAATACAAGGGTACGGTGATCGCCGTGACCCACGACCGTTATTTTCTGGACAACGTCGCCGGGTGGATTCTCGAACTCGACCGCGGCGAGGGCATTCCGTGGAAGGGCAACTACTCGGGCTGGCTCGACCAGAAGACCACGCGCATGGCCATGGAGGAGAAGCAGGAGTCGAAGCGCCGCAAGACCCTCGAACGCGAGCTGGAGTGGGTGCGCATGTCGCCCTCGGGCCGCCACGCCAAGTCGAAGGCCCGTCTGTCGGCCTACGACAAGATGATGAACGAGGATACGAAACAGAAAGAGGAGAAGCTCGAAATCTTCATCCCCAACGGTCCGCGTCTGGGCGACGTGGTGATCGAGGCGCACGACGTTTCGAAAGCCTTCGGCGACCGCGTGCTGTACGAGGGGCTGGATTTCTCGCTGCCCCCTGCGGGCATCGTGGGCGTGATCGGCGCGAACGGCACGGGCAAGACCACCCTCTTCCGCATGATCATGGGCCTCGAAACTCCGACGAGCGGCTCGTTCCGCGTGGGTCCCACGGTGAAACTGGCCTATGTGGACCAGCAGCACAAGTCGATCGACCCCGAAAAGACGGTCTTCGAGGTGATCTCGGGCGGTCTGGACCTGATGACGCTGGGCAACCGGCAGGTCAACGCCCGCGCCTATGTCGCCCGTTTCAACTTCTCGGGCGCCGATCAGGAGAAGAAATGCGGCATGCTCTCGGGCGGCGAGCGCAACCGCCTGCACCTGGCCCTCGCCCTGAAGGAGGAGGGCAACGTGCTGCTGCTGGACGAACCGACCAACGACATCGACGTCAACACGCTGCGGGCGCTGGAGGAAGGTCTCGAAAATTTCGCCGGATGCGCCGTGGTCATTTCGCACGACCGCTGGTTCCTCGACCGTATCGCCACGCACATCCTCTCGTTCGAGGGCGACTCGAAGGTGGTCTTCTACGAAGGCTCCTACTCGGAGTACGAGGCGTGGAAGAAGGCCCAGGGCGGCGACACGCAGCCCCACCGGGTGAGGTACAAAAAACTGATCGCGGATTAG
- the rbr gene encoding rubrerythrin — MEKSIKGTRTEQNLLKAFAGESQARSRYVFFASKAKKEGYEQIAGVFAETAEQEKEHAERFFKFLEGGDVEITASYPTGPIGTTAENLLAAAKGENEEWDVLYREFGKVAEEEGFTEIATAFKMIATVEAEHERRYLKLLSRLTDGNFFKRDGKIWWQCRNCGFVIEAEQAPLLCPACKHPQAYFEPKKENY; from the coding sequence ATGGAAAAGAGCATCAAAGGTACGCGTACCGAACAGAATCTGCTGAAGGCATTTGCCGGCGAGAGCCAGGCCCGCAGCCGCTACGTATTCTTCGCCAGCAAGGCCAAGAAGGAGGGTTACGAACAGATCGCAGGCGTTTTCGCCGAGACCGCGGAGCAGGAGAAGGAGCACGCCGAGCGTTTCTTCAAGTTCCTCGAGGGCGGCGACGTGGAGATCACGGCCAGCTACCCCACCGGACCCATCGGCACGACGGCCGAGAACCTGCTGGCTGCCGCCAAGGGCGAGAACGAGGAGTGGGACGTGCTGTACCGCGAATTCGGCAAGGTCGCCGAGGAGGAGGGATTCACGGAGATCGCCACGGCGTTCAAGATGATCGCGACGGTGGAGGCCGAGCACGAACGCCGCTACCTGAAGCTGTTGAGCCGCCTCACGGACGGCAACTTCTTCAAGCGCGACGGCAAGATCTGGTGGCAGTGCCGCAACTGCGGCTTCGTCATCGAGGCCGAGCAGGCTCCGCTGCTGTGCCCCGCCTGCAAGCATCCCCAGGCCTATTTCGAGCCGAAGAAGGAGAACTATTAG
- a CDS encoding CapA family protein, translating to MRARRICLLTALTFAAVCCTPAGGPAPVAPPPPAGWSGPGPVPPPRRMRLFFGGDVMQHMPQVDAVRRGDGFDYEPVFRTLAPRIRAADLAVVNLETTLTRRSRYTGYPLFRSPAALADALRDAGVDVAVLANNHCCDNGAEGIRTSVEELDRCGIRHTGAFADSADYKKNNPLYLTYCGIRLAIVNYTYGTNGMPVPEGTVVNLIDTVRMAADLAAARASGVDFIVACVHWGDEYQRRENAAQRSLAAFLRRHGTDVVVGSHPHVIQPWVADSSHVVLYSLGNLVSGQRRRYTDGGLVATVEAVRHPEGRMTYRLETTPVWVSVPGYRILTPEAADTMTLPAAYGIFRADLDALPGNGL from the coding sequence ATGCGCGCACGCCGGATATGCCTGCTGACGGCGCTGACCTTTGCCGCCGTGTGCTGCACGCCCGCGGGAGGCCCTGCGCCCGTCGCGCCTCCGCCTCCGGCCGGCTGGTCGGGACCGGGGCCCGTGCCGCCGCCCCGGCGGATGCGGTTGTTTTTCGGCGGCGACGTGATGCAGCACATGCCGCAGGTCGATGCCGTGCGCCGCGGCGACGGCTTCGACTACGAACCCGTTTTCCGGACGCTCGCGCCCCGCATCAGGGCCGCCGACCTGGCCGTGGTGAACCTCGAAACCACCCTCACGCGCCGCAGCCGCTATACGGGCTATCCGCTTTTCCGGTCGCCCGCGGCGCTGGCCGACGCCCTGCGCGACGCAGGCGTGGATGTCGCCGTGCTGGCCAACAACCACTGCTGCGACAACGGCGCCGAAGGCATCCGCACGAGCGTCGAGGAACTGGACCGCTGCGGAATACGCCACACGGGTGCGTTCGCGGACAGCGCTGATTACAAGAAAAATAACCCGCTTTACCTCACGTATTGCGGCATACGGCTGGCGATCGTCAATTACACCTACGGAACCAACGGCATGCCCGTTCCCGAGGGTACGGTGGTGAACCTGATCGACACGGTGCGCATGGCCGCGGACCTGGCGGCGGCACGCGCCTCGGGGGTCGATTTCATCGTCGCGTGCGTCCATTGGGGCGACGAATACCAGCGGCGCGAGAACGCCGCGCAGCGGAGTTTGGCCGCGTTTTTGCGCCGTCACGGAACCGATGTGGTGGTCGGGAGCCATCCGCACGTGATTCAGCCTTGGGTGGCCGATTCGTCGCACGTGGTGCTCTACTCGCTGGGCAACCTCGTCTCGGGCCAGCGCCGCCGCTACACCGACGGCGGTCTGGTGGCCACGGTGGAGGCCGTCCGGCATCCCGAGGGGCGGATGACATACCGGCTCGAAACGACGCCCGTGTGGGTCAGTGTGCCGGGCTACCGCATCCTGACGCCCGAGGCCGCCGACACGATGACGCTGCCCGCGGCCTACGGGATTTTCCGCGCCGACCTCGACGCGCTGCCGGGAAACGGCTTATAG
- a CDS encoding DUF4491 family protein: MEFLAQYNLTGIVIGIATFLIIGIFHPMVTKGEYYFGVKIWWLFLVMGIAAVAGSIAVRHILWSTLLAVWGASSLWSIGELFEQRERVAKGWFPKNPKRK; encoded by the coding sequence ATGGAATTTTTAGCGCAATACAACCTCACCGGAATCGTCATCGGCATCGCCACCTTTCTGATCATCGGCATCTTTCACCCGATGGTCACCAAGGGCGAATACTATTTCGGGGTGAAAATCTGGTGGCTGTTCCTCGTGATGGGAATTGCCGCCGTCGCCGGTTCGATCGCCGTGCGGCACATCCTCTGGTCGACGCTGCTGGCCGTGTGGGGCGCCTCGTCGCTGTGGTCGATCGGCGAACTGTTCGAACAGCGCGAGCGCGTGGCCAAAGGCTGGTTTCCGAAGAACCCCAAGCGGAAATAG
- a CDS encoding mechanosensitive ion channel family protein → MEETNHAIARWLTEAGWSETYVNLAVKAVIILGILVVAYAAAVLFRRLVVPLLQKISARTKAVWDDHLFSDKVMHRAARLIPPLIWYVLLRVAFYDTPVLLNVLHKACLIYLIVAVLQLVAAFLDTLYEISSRHETLRNRPLKGVYQMIKLLAVCVGAILIVSILIGQDATAVLAGLGASAAIIMLIFRDSILGLVAGVQLSANDMLRPGDWITMAKYGADGYVTEVTLTTVKVQNFDKTITTIPPYALVSDSFQNWRGMWDSGGRRIKRSLLIDASSVHNCTAAELAALREKGLAGTTPDAEPVVNLYALREYAARYLKGHPGIHPDLMQMVRMLQPTPEGIPVEVYCFTRETDWVAYEAVQGAVFDHLFAVLPDFGLRAYQRSSDRDPQSSES, encoded by the coding sequence ATGGAAGAGACGAACCACGCGATAGCCCGCTGGCTGACCGAAGCCGGATGGAGCGAAACGTATGTCAATCTGGCTGTCAAGGCAGTCATTATCCTGGGCATACTCGTCGTCGCCTATGCGGCGGCGGTTCTGTTCCGCCGCCTGGTCGTTCCGCTTCTGCAAAAAATCAGCGCCCGGACGAAAGCCGTGTGGGACGACCACCTTTTCAGCGACAAGGTGATGCACCGCGCGGCGCGCCTGATTCCGCCTCTGATCTGGTACGTCCTGCTCCGGGTGGCTTTCTACGACACGCCCGTTTTGCTGAACGTGCTGCACAAGGCCTGCCTGATCTACCTGATCGTCGCCGTCCTGCAACTCGTCGCGGCGTTCCTCGATACGCTCTACGAGATCTCCAGCCGCCACGAGACGCTGCGCAACCGTCCGCTGAAAGGCGTTTACCAGATGATCAAGCTGCTGGCGGTATGCGTCGGGGCGATTCTCATTGTCAGCATCCTCATCGGGCAGGACGCCACGGCCGTACTCGCGGGACTGGGCGCTTCGGCGGCCATCATCATGCTGATTTTCCGGGACAGCATCCTGGGGCTGGTCGCCGGCGTGCAGCTCTCGGCCAACGACATGCTGCGCCCCGGGGACTGGATCACGATGGCCAAATACGGCGCCGACGGCTATGTGACGGAGGTGACGCTGACGACGGTCAAGGTGCAGAATTTCGACAAGACCATCACCACCATCCCGCCTTATGCGCTGGTCAGCGATTCGTTCCAGAACTGGCGCGGCATGTGGGACAGCGGCGGACGGCGCATCAAGCGGTCGCTGCTGATCGACGCCAGTTCGGTGCACAACTGCACGGCCGCGGAGCTGGCAGCACTCCGCGAAAAAGGGCTGGCCGGGACGACGCCCGACGCGGAACCCGTCGTCAACCTCTACGCCCTGCGGGAGTACGCCGCGCGTTACCTGAAGGGTCACCCGGGCATCCACCCCGACCTGATGCAGATGGTCCGGATGCTCCAGCCCACCCCGGAAGGCATCCCGGTCGAGGTCTACTGCTTCACCCGGGAGACCGACTGGGTGGCCTACGAGGCCGTGCAGGGGGCTGTTTTCGACCACCTGTTCGCCGTCCTTCCCGACTTCGGCCTGCGGGCCTACCAACGCTCCTCCGACCGCGATCCTCAATCCTCCGAATCTTGA